In Mycolicibacterium gadium, the genomic window GACCGCATACCGCTGTGGGTCGAAGAGACGCTTCGATACGACACCTCGAGCCAGATACTGGCCCGCACCGTCGAGGGCGAACTGACGATCTACGACACGACCATCCCCGACGGTGACGTGCTGCTGCTGCTTCCCGGCTCCGCCCACCGCGACGAGCGCGCCTTCGAGAACCCCGACGACTTCATCGTCGGCCGCGAGATCGGGGCCAAACTCCAGAGCTTCGGCAGCGGTGCCCACTTCTGCCTCGGTGCACACCTCGCCAGGATGGAAGCCCGAGTCGCGCTGACCGAAATGTTCAAGCGAATCCGCGGATTCGAAGTCGACGAGGCCAACGCCGTCCGCGTCCACTCCAGCAATGTCCGCGGGTTCGCCCACCTACCCATGACCCTCGAGATCAACTGAAGGCCAACAGGATGCCACGTTTTGCACCACTTCCCGACCGCCGACCGGTCATCGTCGCAGGAGCGTCGGCGGGCATCGGTGAAGCCACCGCGATCGAGCTGGCGTCGCGCGGCTTCCCCGTCGCGCTCGGCGCCCGTCGGGTGGAGAAGCTCCACGACCTCGTCGGCAAGATCAACGCCGAAGGCGGTGAGGCCGTGGGCTTCCACCTCGACGTCACCGACCCCAACTCGGTGAAATCGTTCGTAGCCAACGCCGTTGATGCACTCGGCGAGATCGAGGTACTGGTCGCGGGCGCCGGCGACACCTACTTCGGCAAGCTGGCCGAGATCAGCACCGACGAATTCGACTCGCAGCTGCAGATTCATCTCATCGGAGCCAACCGGTTGGCGACGGCGGTGCTGCCGGGCATGCTCGAACGTCAGCGCGGCGACCTGATCTTCGTCGGCTCCGACGTCGCACTGCGCCAGCGCCCCCACATGGGCGCCTACGGGGCGGCCAAGGCTGCGCTGGTCGCGATGGTGACGAACTTCCAGATGGAGCTCGAGGGCACCGGTGTCCGCGCGTCGATCGTGCATCCGGGACCGACCAAGACAAGCATGGGCTGGAGCCTGCCTGCCGAGAAGATCGGTCCAGCACTTGAGGATTGGGCGAAGTGGGGGCAGGCCAGACACGACTACTTCCTACGGGCTTCCGATCTCGCGCGGGCGATCACCTTCGTCGCAGAGACGCCGCGCGGCGGCTTCATCGCGAGCATGGAACTTCAGCCCGAAGCCCCGTTGGCCAACGCACCGGCAGAGCGTCAGAAGCTGGTCTTGAACGAGGAGAACTTGAACACATGACCACGGCAAGTGTGCCCCGAGTCTCCGGCGGCGAGGAAGAACACGGACACCTCGAAGAGTTCCGCACCGACCCGATCGGCCTGATGAAGCGCATCCGCGAGGAATGCGGCGACGTCGGCTGGTTCCAGTTGGTGGACAAGCACGTCATCTTCCTGTCCGGCGCCGAGGCCAACGAGTTCTTCTTCCGGTCCGCCGACGAGGATCTCGACCAGGCCGAGGCCTACCCGTTCATGACGCCGATCTTCGGCAAGGGCGTGGTCTTCGACGCCAGCCCGGAACGTCGCAAGGAGATGCTGCACAACTCGGCGCTTCGTGGCGAGCAGATGAAAGGCCACGCCGCGACCATCGAGCGTCAGGTCAAGGGGATGATCGCCGACTGGGGCGACGAAGGCGAGATCGACTTGCTCGACTTCTTCGCCGAGCTGACCATCTACACCTCGACAGCATGTTTGATCGGCGAGAAGTTCCGCAACCAGCTCGACCACCGCTTCGCGGAGTACTACCACGACCTGGAACGCGGCACCGACCCGCTGTGCTACGTCGACCCCTACCTGGACATCGAGAGCTTCCGGCTACGCGACGAGTCGCGCGTGAAACTTGTTGCGCTGGTGCAGGAGATCATGAATCAGCGGCTGGCCAACCCTCCCGAGGACAAGGCCGACCGCGACATGCTCGACGTGCTCGTGTCGATCAAAGACGAAGAGGGCAACCCGCGGTTCGCCGCCGACGAGGTCACCGGCATGTTCATCTCGCTGATGTTCGCCGGGCACCACACCAGCTCGGGCACCTCTGCGTGGACGCTCATCGAGTTGATCCGCCACCCCGAGATCTACGCCGAGGTGTGCAAGGAACTTGACGAGCTCTACTCCGACGGCCAGGAGGTGAGTTTCCATGCACTGCGCCAGATTCCGAAGCTGGACAACGTCGTCAAAGAGACGCTGCGCCTGCATCCGCCGCTGATCATCCTGATGCGCGTCGCGCAGGGTGAGTTCGAGGTCAAGGGCTTCCCGATTCACAAGGGTGATTTCGTGGCGGCTTCCCCGGCGATTTCCAACCGAATCCCTGAGGATTTCCCGGATCCAGACGAATTCAATCCGGACCGCTACAACAAGCCCGAGCAGGCCGACATCGTCAACCGATGGACGTGGATTCCGTTCGGCGCGGGCCGACACCGTTGCGTCGGTGCGGCATTCGCGCAGATGCAGATCAAGGCGATCTTCTCGGTGTTGTTGCGCGAGTACGAGTTCGAGATGGCTCAGCCGGCCGATAGCTATCGCAACGATCACTCCAAGATGGTCGTCCAGCTGGCCCGGCCCGCGAAGGCCAGGTATCGCAGGCGCAAGGGATAGGCGCACGCATGGCCTCCTACCGAATCGAAGTCGACCTGGACCTGTGCCAGGGCCACGCCATGTGCGAACTGGAGGCGCCCGACGTCTTCACGGTTCCCAAACGCGGCAAGGTCGAAATCCTCGATACCGAACCGCCCGACGACGTCCGCGAGGAAGTGCAGAACGCGGTCGATATGTGCCCCACCCAAGCCCTGTTCATCAAAGAGAAAGAAGACTGACAATGGCGTCACGTGAAGAACTCGACGACTGGGTAGCCCGGTGGCTCAAGGCCAATCAGGACTGCGAAAAGGCAGGCGACTGGAAGCCCCTCGCCGACTTCTATACCGACGACGCGACCTACGGCTGGAACATCGGGCCGAAGGAAGACGTGATGTGTATCGGTAAGGACGAGATTCGCGACGTCGCACTCGGCCTCGAGATGGAGGGCCTGGAGAACTGGGTGTACGAGTACCAGAAGGTGCTCGTAGACGAGAAGCAGAACGAGATCGTCGGGTTCTGGAAGCAAATCGTGAACAAGTCTGACGGCACGCAGGACGAGATTTACGGCATCGGCGGCAGCTGGTTCCGGCTCGACAGCAACCTCATGATCGAGTGGCAGCGCGACTTCTTCGACTTCGGTCACGTCGCCTATATGTTTGGCAAGCTCATCGAATCCGGCGACCTCAGCGACGGGATGCAGAAGCGTATCGAGCGATCCATGGCGGGCGAGAAGCTGCCTGGCTACTACCCTCTCGGCCAGGCTCCAGCAAAAATCTGGTAGCTCCCGGCCAAGCGGTTGCTTGGGGGCGCGTGTGACGCACCTAACTAATGGCTCTAGTCTGGCCTCACAGGCTCTAACGGAAGGCGTACGGATGAAGACAAAGGGCGCTCTCATCTATGAGTTCAACCAGCCGTGGTCGATCGAAGAGATCGAGATCGGCGACCCCGTCAAGGACGAGGTCAAGATTCAGATGGAAGCGTCGGGGATGTGCCACTCCGACCACCACCTGGTCACCGGCGATATCCCGATGGCCGGATTCCCCGTGCTGGGCGGCCACGAGGGCGCAGGCATCGTCACCGAGGTCGGCCCCGGCGTCGAGAACGTCGCCGTCGGCGATCACGTGGTGCTCTCCTTCATCCCCTCGTGTGGTGAGTGTTCGACCTGTCAAAGCGGCCAGCGCAACCTGTGCGACCTGGGTGCGCTGCTGCTCACGGGGACCGCGGTGTCCGACGGCACCAACCGGGTGCATACCGCCGACGGCAAGCCGGTCATCCCGATGACCCTGCTCGGCACCTTCAGCCCGTACATGGTCGTGCACAAGAGCTCGGTCGTGAAGATCGATCCGTCCATCCCGTTCGAGGTGGCCTGCCTCGTCGGCTGTGGAGTGACCACCGGCTACGGCTCGGCCACCCGCAGCGCGGATATCCGTCCGGGTGAGGACGTGGCCATCTTCGGAATCGGCGGCGTCGGCATGGGCGCATTGCAGGGTGCGGTGAACGCGGGCGCACGCAACATCTTCGCGATCGATCCGGTCGAGTGGAAACGCGACCAGGCGCTGAAGTTCGGTGCGACGCATGTCTACCCGGACGTCTTCTCCGCAATGGCCGGCATCGCCGAGGTCACCGCAGGCGGCATGGCGCGCAAGACGATCATCACGACCGGTGAGCTCAAGGGCGAGGACATCGACAACTACCTCAACTGCACCTCCAAGGGTGGCACCTGCG contains:
- a CDS encoding cytochrome P450; this encodes MTTASVPRVSGGEEEHGHLEEFRTDPIGLMKRIREECGDVGWFQLVDKHVIFLSGAEANEFFFRSADEDLDQAEAYPFMTPIFGKGVVFDASPERRKEMLHNSALRGEQMKGHAATIERQVKGMIADWGDEGEIDLLDFFAELTIYTSTACLIGEKFRNQLDHRFAEYYHDLERGTDPLCYVDPYLDIESFRLRDESRVKLVALVQEIMNQRLANPPEDKADRDMLDVLVSIKDEEGNPRFAADEVTGMFISLMFAGHHTSSGTSAWTLIELIRHPEIYAEVCKELDELYSDGQEVSFHALRQIPKLDNVVKETLRLHPPLIILMRVAQGEFEVKGFPIHKGDFVAASPAISNRIPEDFPDPDEFNPDRYNKPEQADIVNRWTWIPFGAGRHRCVGAAFAQMQIKAIFSVLLREYEFEMAQPADSYRNDHSKMVVQLARPAKARYRRRKG
- a CDS encoding NDMA-dependent alcohol dehydrogenase, translating into MKTKGALIYEFNQPWSIEEIEIGDPVKDEVKIQMEASGMCHSDHHLVTGDIPMAGFPVLGGHEGAGIVTEVGPGVENVAVGDHVVLSFIPSCGECSTCQSGQRNLCDLGALLLTGTAVSDGTNRVHTADGKPVIPMTLLGTFSPYMVVHKSSVVKIDPSIPFEVACLVGCGVTTGYGSATRSADIRPGEDVAIFGIGGVGMGALQGAVNAGARNIFAIDPVEWKRDQALKFGATHVYPDVFSAMAGIAEVTAGGMARKTIITTGELKGEDIDNYLNCTSKGGTCVVTAVANMAEMDVKLNLALLTLMQKRLQGTIFGGGNPHYDIPQLLSMYKAGKLNLDDMVTRQYKLEQINDGYQDMLQGRNIRGVIRYTDEDR
- a CDS encoding SDR family oxidoreductase, encoding MPRFAPLPDRRPVIVAGASAGIGEATAIELASRGFPVALGARRVEKLHDLVGKINAEGGEAVGFHLDVTDPNSVKSFVANAVDALGEIEVLVAGAGDTYFGKLAEISTDEFDSQLQIHLIGANRLATAVLPGMLERQRGDLIFVGSDVALRQRPHMGAYGAAKAALVAMVTNFQMELEGTGVRASIVHPGPTKTSMGWSLPAEKIGPALEDWAKWGQARHDYFLRASDLARAITFVAETPRGGFIASMELQPEAPLANAPAERQKLVLNEENLNT
- a CDS encoding ferredoxin; the encoded protein is MASYRIEVDLDLCQGHAMCELEAPDVFTVPKRGKVEILDTEPPDDVREEVQNAVDMCPTQALFIKEKED
- a CDS encoding nuclear transport factor 2-like protein, producing MASREELDDWVARWLKANQDCEKAGDWKPLADFYTDDATYGWNIGPKEDVMCIGKDEIRDVALGLEMEGLENWVYEYQKVLVDEKQNEIVGFWKQIVNKSDGTQDEIYGIGGSWFRLDSNLMIEWQRDFFDFGHVAYMFGKLIESGDLSDGMQKRIERSMAGEKLPGYYPLGQAPAKIW